From one uncultured Paludibacter sp. genomic stretch:
- a CDS encoding conserved hypothetical protein (Evidence 4 : Unknown function but conserved in other organisms), which translates to MNYICDEFNKNWEFMKKAILFSLIFILSIGFAKAQTTIEEYNYITKEYKSYLPIKEGYKLEDINTVIYSLNSVDRIFNFKKFIREETNEVAAILVEYVRVSKGRTYILYFCIPSENSSDGVWKIVQDTIEAFGTTEVRNAYIWALNKYISKTF; encoded by the coding sequence ATGAATTATATTTGCGATGAGTTTAATAAAAATTGGGAATTTATGAAAAAAGCCATTTTATTTTCATTGATATTTATTTTGAGCATTGGTTTTGCTAAAGCTCAAACTACCATAGAAGAATATAATTACATTACAAAAGAGTATAAATCGTACCTTCCCATCAAAGAAGGATATAAATTGGAGGACATTAATACGGTAATTTATTCATTGAATTCAGTAGATAGAATTTTTAATTTTAAAAAGTTTATACGCGAAGAAACCAATGAGGTAGCTGCAATATTGGTGGAATATGTTAGAGTTTCGAAAGGCAGAACCTACATCCTTTATTTTTGTATTCCAAGCGAGAATTCTTCGGACGGAGTATGGAAAATAGTGCAAGATACTATTGAAGCATTTGGCACGACTGAAGTGAGAAATGCGTATATTTGGGCGCTGAATAAATATATTTCAAAAACTTTTTAG
- a CDS encoding PfkB domain protein produces MKKILGIGNALTDILFRTKNDEILTQLQLKKGSMQLVDDVKSKKIISLFKEQLPVMATGGSASNAINGATKLGNNGGFIGKIGNDEIGKFFAQNSLENGVEPFLKISETSSGNCTVIVSADGERTLCTFLGAASELLAEDLDSTIFFEYDIFHIEGYLVQNHELIRTALKMAKKADMLVSIDLASFNTVEENRDFLYEMIDKYVDITFANEDEATAFSQSTPEDALRKIGELCDIAVVKLGRNGSLVKKAGEIYKIDAYQVDCVDSTGAGDMYAAGFLHGLSKNYPLDVCGKIGSLVSAKVVEVMGAKLTESVWMEIYREIENILKEKQ; encoded by the coding sequence ATGAAAAAAATTCTCGGCATTGGTAATGCGCTGACTGACATCCTTTTTCGCACTAAAAACGATGAAATTTTAACCCAACTGCAACTAAAAAAAGGAAGTATGCAATTGGTGGATGATGTGAAATCAAAAAAAATTATCTCCCTTTTTAAGGAACAATTACCCGTAATGGCAACAGGTGGTTCCGCCTCAAATGCTATAAACGGAGCTACAAAGTTAGGAAACAACGGTGGATTTATCGGAAAAATCGGTAATGATGAAATCGGTAAATTTTTTGCCCAAAACAGTTTGGAAAACGGTGTAGAACCTTTTTTGAAAATCAGTGAAACTTCTTCAGGCAATTGTACTGTTATTGTTTCTGCCGATGGAGAACGCACATTATGCACCTTTCTTGGCGCTGCAAGCGAACTTTTAGCGGAAGATTTAGACTCTACTATCTTTTTCGAATATGACATTTTTCACATAGAGGGATATTTAGTGCAAAATCACGAATTAATCCGTACTGCTTTAAAAATGGCAAAAAAAGCGGACATGCTTGTTTCCATTGATTTAGCAAGTTTTAATACTGTAGAAGAAAACAGAGATTTTCTATACGAGATGATTGATAAATACGTGGACATTACATTTGCTAACGAAGATGAAGCGACAGCTTTTTCACAATCTACACCGGAAGACGCTTTGCGTAAAATCGGTGAGTTGTGCGATATTGCAGTGGTAAAATTAGGAAGAAACGGTTCTTTGGTGAAAAAAGCGGGGGAAATATATAAAATTGATGCTTATCAAGTGGATTGTGTGGATAGTACCGGAGCCGGCGACATGTATGCAGCAGGATTTTTGCACGGACTTTCAAAAAATTATCCTTTAGATGTTTGTGGAAAAATCGGTTCGTTGGTTTCAGCCAAAGTAGTGGAAGTAATGGGAGCAAAACTCACGGAAAGTGTTTGGATGGAGATTTATCGGGAGATAGAAAATATTTTAAAAGAAAAACAATAA
- the tnaA gene encoding Tryptophanase: MELPFAESYKIKMVESIRRSTREEREKWIKDVKYNLFGLKSEQVFIDLLTDSGTGAMSDKQWSAVMLGDESYAGARSYYMMKDAIKNILGFDYFLPTHQGRAAENVLFSTIIKEGDILPGNSHFDTTKGHIEFRKATAVDCTIDEAKDTQLEIPFKGNVDLNKLEDVLKKYPKEKIPAVILTVTNNTAGGQPVSMENIKEVSALCKKYGVLLLIDSARFAENAYFIKTREKGYGNKSIKEIVREIFFYADIMTMSSKKDAIVNMGGFLAMKSEELWKKCQMFCIMNEGFITYGGMSGRDMNALAQGLDEGTEFDYLETRIKQVEYLGKKLDEYGIPYQRPAGGHAIFVDAKKVLTHVPKEEFIAQTLAVELYLEAGIRGVEIGAILADRDPVTRENRYPDLELLRLAIPRRTYTNNHMDVIAAALKNVYDKRETIRHGYKITCENPIMRHFTVELEAIK, encoded by the coding sequence ATGGAACTTCCTTTTGCCGAATCATACAAGATAAAAATGGTTGAAAGCATTCGCAGAAGCACGCGCGAAGAACGTGAGAAATGGATTAAAGACGTGAAATACAATCTTTTCGGATTGAAGAGCGAACAGGTTTTTATAGATTTGCTTACCGATAGCGGAACAGGCGCTATGAGCGATAAACAATGGAGCGCTGTAATGTTGGGCGACGAAAGTTACGCCGGAGCTCGATCGTATTATATGATGAAGGATGCCATAAAAAATATTCTCGGTTTTGATTATTTTTTGCCCACACATCAAGGTCGCGCTGCTGAAAATGTGCTTTTTTCTACTATTATCAAAGAAGGCGACATTCTTCCCGGAAATTCACATTTCGATACTACCAAAGGTCACATTGAATTCCGAAAGGCAACAGCTGTAGATTGCACCATCGATGAAGCGAAAGACACGCAACTTGAAATTCCTTTCAAAGGAAATGTTGATTTAAATAAATTGGAAGATGTATTAAAAAAATATCCGAAAGAAAAAATTCCGGCAGTTATTTTAACTGTAACAAACAATACTGCCGGAGGACAACCTGTTTCGATGGAAAACATAAAAGAAGTTTCGGCATTATGCAAAAAATATGGAGTTTTATTATTAATAGATTCTGCTCGCTTTGCTGAAAATGCCTATTTTATAAAAACACGCGAAAAAGGGTACGGAAATAAATCCATCAAAGAAATTGTAAGAGAAATATTTTTTTACGCAGATATAATGACAATGTCTTCCAAAAAAGATGCAATTGTAAATATGGGTGGATTTTTGGCAATGAAATCGGAAGAACTTTGGAAAAAATGCCAGATGTTTTGCATTATGAACGAAGGTTTTATTACCTATGGAGGAATGTCAGGCCGCGATATGAATGCATTAGCACAAGGTTTGGACGAAGGAACCGAATTTGATTATCTCGAAACACGCATTAAACAAGTAGAATATTTAGGAAAAAAGTTAGATGAATACGGCATTCCTTATCAACGTCCTGCCGGTGGACACGCCATTTTTGTGGATGCAAAAAAAGTACTCACACACGTTCCGAAAGAAGAATTTATAGCGCAAACACTGGCTGTGGAATTGTATTTGGAAGCGGGAATTCGCGGTGTGGAAATTGGAGCAATTCTTGCCGATCGCGATCCTGTAACGCGTGAAAATCGTTATCCCGACTTGGAATTATTACGTTTGGCAATTCCTCGCAGAACATACACCAATAATCACATGGATGTAATTGCCGCTGCGTTGAAAAATGTATATGATAAACGGGAAACAATTAGACACGGTTATAAAATTACCTGTGAAAATCCCATTATGAGACATTTTACGGTAGAGTTGGAAGCGATAAAATAA
- a CDS encoding conserved hypothetical protein (Evidence 4 : Unknown function but conserved in other organisms) produces the protein MIFKTFTQKQKPTAEEKSDIIQFLHQHLENFGDPINDIEKCIDYTLKEYESFGGFIISAYEKDEIVGVVVINKTGMKDYIPENILVYIATHKSYRGKGIGKELMLKAIDFADGNIALHVEPNNPAVKLYEKLGFTSKYLEMRLIKK, from the coding sequence ATGATTTTTAAAACATTCACACAAAAACAAAAGCCAACCGCTGAAGAAAAATCAGATATTATTCAATTTTTGCACCAACATCTTGAAAATTTTGGTGATCCGATAAACGATATTGAAAAGTGTATTGATTATACATTAAAAGAATATGAATCTTTTGGCGGTTTTATAATTTCAGCATACGAAAAAGATGAAATAGTAGGCGTGGTAGTTATAAATAAAACCGGAATGAAAGATTATATTCCTGAAAATATTTTGGTATATATTGCCACACATAAATCATACAGAGGAAAAGGCATTGGTAAAGAATTAATGCTCAAAGCCATTGATTTTGCCGATGGAAATATCGCTTTGCATGTAGAGCCGAATAATCCGGCTGTCAAACTATATGAAAAACTCGGCTTTACAAGTAAGTATCTTGAGATGCGATTAATCAAAAAATAA
- a CDS encoding Amino acid racemase has protein sequence MAYITFDIDKLRYNYNYLDKLFNKGKIEWSVVTKLLCGNKDYLNELYKMGVQQMCDSRISNLKSIKSIHSDITTIYIRPPANYNVSNVVKYADISLNTEEKTIRLLSEEAQRQNKIHKIIIMMELGELREGVLGEKLIEMYEKVYSLKNIEIIGLGVNLSCLYGILPSKEKLIQLIHYQKLIKKNFKKKLKYLSGGTSVTIHLIWDKTLPKGINHFRVGETLFFGTDVYESKEADFLQHNLFKLYAQIIEISEKPMQPEGEFGTNLEGKTFELDETLFGITSKRALVDVGLLDVAAEHIIPVDENISIVGATSDILVLDLGNNSQSYKVGDFIEFKLNYYSTLKLLNSKYIEKRIVSNL, from the coding sequence ATGGCGTATATCACCTTTGATATTGATAAACTCCGGTATAATTATAATTATTTGGATAAACTTTTCAATAAAGGGAAAATAGAATGGTCGGTTGTAACAAAATTACTTTGCGGAAATAAAGATTATTTAAATGAATTATACAAGATGGGAGTACAACAAATGTGTGATTCCCGAATTTCTAATTTAAAATCCATAAAAAGTATTCATTCCGATATTACCACCATTTATATAAGACCACCCGCCAATTACAATGTAAGTAATGTAGTAAAATATGCCGATATTAGTTTAAATACCGAAGAAAAGACCATCCGGTTACTTTCAGAAGAAGCCCAGAGACAAAACAAAATTCACAAAATAATCATTATGATGGAACTTGGAGAATTGCGTGAAGGTGTGTTGGGAGAGAAATTGATAGAGATGTATGAAAAAGTTTACTCGCTAAAAAATATCGAAATTATCGGGTTAGGAGTAAATTTATCTTGTTTATACGGAATTCTTCCCAGCAAAGAAAAACTAATTCAGTTAATTCATTATCAAAAACTTATAAAAAAGAACTTTAAAAAGAAACTCAAATATTTATCCGGAGGCACTTCCGTAACCATTCATTTAATTTGGGATAAAACACTTCCTAAAGGAATTAATCATTTTAGAGTAGGTGAAACTTTGTTTTTTGGAACAGATGTATATGAGAGCAAGGAAGCTGATTTTTTACAACACAATCTATTTAAATTATACGCCCAGATTATTGAAATATCTGAAAAACCAATGCAGCCCGAAGGAGAATTCGGAACAAATTTGGAGGGAAAAACTTTTGAATTAGATGAAACACTGTTTGGAATTACAAGTAAGAGAGCATTAGTGGATGTAGGATTACTTGATGTGGCTGCCGAACATATTATTCCTGTGGATGAGAACATCTCCATTGTAGGAGCCACTTCCGATATCCTTGTTTTAGACCTTGGAAACAACTCCCAAAGTTATAAAGTAGGTGATTTTATTGAATTCAAACTAAATTATTACAGTACGCTTAAATTACTAAACTCCAAATATATAGAAAAAAGGATAGTTAGCAATTTATAA
- a CDS encoding Phospholipid/glycerol acyltransferase has product MKFLYPLYFIYQWLIAIPLAILSTLFTTVSIIIFSPLFPNSKFTYYITLMWGKFCCYVFFINVKCSGFEHLDPKQSYVFAVNHQSMFDILAVYGWIPFIFKWIMKAELRKVPFIGAASASGGHIFIDRSNPIAAKHSLEKAAEQLKHGISVVIFPEGTRTKTGKLGKFKRGAFLLALELKLPIVPVTLSGSFERLPIHHVLVKPGTIKMIVHPPVDVSKYTMEQSSELLRTTQEIIRSGL; this is encoded by the coding sequence ATGAAATTTCTTTATCCCTTATATTTCATCTATCAATGGCTTATCGCAATTCCATTGGCAATTTTATCTACACTGTTCACAACGGTGAGTATCATCATTTTCTCTCCGTTATTTCCTAACAGTAAATTTACATATTACATTACCTTAATGTGGGGAAAATTTTGTTGTTATGTTTTCTTTATCAATGTAAAATGTAGCGGTTTTGAACATCTTGACCCAAAACAATCGTATGTTTTCGCCGTAAACCATCAAAGTATGTTCGATATTTTAGCGGTTTATGGTTGGATTCCTTTTATTTTCAAATGGATTATGAAAGCAGAACTTCGTAAGGTTCCATTTATAGGAGCTGCGTCTGCTTCTGGAGGACATATTTTTATAGACCGAAGTAACCCAATTGCAGCAAAACATAGTTTGGAAAAAGCCGCCGAACAACTTAAACACGGAATTTCAGTAGTGATTTTCCCGGAAGGAACACGTACAAAAACAGGTAAATTGGGGAAATTTAAACGCGGCGCTTTTCTTTTGGCTTTGGAACTTAAACTGCCCATTGTCCCCGTTACGCTTTCAGGAAGTTTTGAACGTCTTCCTATTCATCACGTTTTGGTAAAACCCGGCACAATAAAAATGATCGTTCATCCTCCGGTGGATGTTTCAAAATACACTATGGAACAATCTTCGGAATTATTAAGAACAACGCAGGAAATTATCAGAAGCGGGTTATAA
- a CDS encoding Delta-1-pyrroline-5-carboxylate dehydrogenase — protein sequence MXLKEKLTELNKGGLDIPMIIGGKEIRTGKKLDIRPPHNHXHLLGHYHQGDKTHVQMAIDAALKAKPDWEAMSWESRAAIFLKAAELIAGPYRYEFNAATMLNQSKNAFQSEIDAVCELIDFYRFNVKNMHELYAMQPNSSAGIWDRMVWRPLEGFIFALTPFNFTSIAANLGGAPALMGNTVVWKPSKTAVYSASLIMKVLKESGLPDGVINLVFCDGREAADVIFNHRDFAGLHFTGSTGVFNGMWKTIANNISKYRSYPRIVGETGGKDYVFAHHTADAKQVATALVRGAFEYQGQKCSAASRAYIPSNIWENVKKQMAEDLKEIKMGDVMDFTNFVNAVIDEDSFDKLANYIDDAKKSPDAEVVLGGKHDKSKGYFIEPTVILAKKPNYITMREELFGPILTVYVYEPDKMEETLDLLNNSTDYALTGAIFSADRVVIEYLTKRLTHTAGNFYINDKPTGAVVDQQPFGGGRGSGTNDKAGSLFNLLRWVSPQCIKETFVPPTNYMYPNFLEE from the coding sequence TTGTNATTAAAAGAAAAACTTACCGAACTGAATAAAGGCGGCTTGGACATTCCAATGATCATTGGCGGGAAAGAAATCAGAACCGGAAAAAAGTTAGATATTCGTCCTCCTCACAATCACNCGCATTTGTTGGGACATTATCATCAAGGTGATAAAACGCACGTACAAATGGCAATTGACGCAGCATTGAAAGCCAAACCCGACTGGGAAGCAATGAGCTGGGAAAGTCGCGCGGCTATTTTTCTTAAAGCCGCAGAATTAATTGCCGGTCCGTATCGATATGAATTTAATGCTGCAACCATGCTGAATCAATCAAAAAATGCGTTTCAGTCTGAAATTGACGCTGTGTGTGAATTGATTGATTTTTACCGTTTTAATGTGAAAAACATGCACGAACTTTACGCGATGCAACCAAACTCTTCCGCAGGAATTTGGGATAGAATGGTGTGGCGTCCGTTAGAAGGATTTATTTTTGCTTTAACTCCATTTAATTTTACTTCCATTGCCGCAAATTTGGGCGGAGCTCCTGCTTTAATGGGGAACACGGTTGTTTGGAAACCATCAAAAACGGCGGTTTATTCAGCCTCGCTGATTATGAAAGTATTGAAAGAATCGGGACTGCCTGACGGCGTAATCAATCTTGTTTTTTGCGACGGTAGAGAAGCCGCAGATGTCATTTTCAATCACAGAGATTTTGCAGGATTGCATTTCACAGGTTCTACAGGAGTTTTTAACGGAATGTGGAAAACCATTGCCAATAATATTTCAAAATACCGTTCATATCCACGCATTGTGGGCGAAACCGGAGGAAAAGATTATGTTTTTGCTCATCATACCGCAGATGCAAAACAAGTGGCGACAGCGCTTGTGCGTGGCGCATTCGAATATCAAGGGCAGAAATGTTCCGCAGCATCCAGAGCGTATATTCCATCCAATATTTGGGAAAATGTAAAAAAACAGATGGCGGAAGATTTGAAAGAAATAAAAATGGGGGATGTGATGGATTTCACCAATTTTGTGAACGCAGTAATTGACGAAGATTCATTCGATAAACTTGCAAATTATATTGATGATGCAAAAAAATCACCGGACGCCGAAGTGGTTTTAGGTGGAAAACACGATAAATCGAAAGGTTATTTTATTGAACCTACCGTAATTTTAGCAAAGAAACCGAATTACATCACTATGCGCGAAGAACTTTTCGGACCTATTCTTACTGTGTATGTATATGAACCGGATAAAATGGAAGAAACATTGGATTTGCTCAATAATTCTACCGATTATGCATTGACAGGCGCGATTTTCTCTGCAGATAGAGTCGTAATTGAATATCTTACCAAACGATTGACACACACGGCTGGCAATTTCTATATCAATGATAAACCTACCGGCGCGGTTGTTGACCAACAGCCTTTTGGAGGCGGACGCGGTTCGGGAACAAACGATAAAGCCGGTTCCCTTTTCAATTTGCTGCGCTGGGTTTCACCACAATGCATCAAAGAAACATTTGTTCCGCCTACAAATTATATGTATCCGAATTTTTTGGAAGAATAA
- a CDS encoding conserved membrane hypothetical protein (Evidence 4 : Unknown function but conserved in other organisms) translates to MENKYENLEKLNDLYKKGAITESEYNAEKEKILNRGNIAVSTNDDNKYSMLMHLSQFSNIIIPGAGLIVPIIMWFSRKEKEFIDINGKIILNWNISLLIYFVLGIIIAVFSGIISVPITDRTDNPIPVLSWVFGTIVFPLVFFGIVDFIFTIVGALKASKGEVWNYPLSIRFFKTK, encoded by the coding sequence ATGGAAAACAAGTATGAAAATTTAGAAAAATTAAACGACCTTTATAAAAAAGGTGCGATAACAGAAAGTGAGTACAATGCTGAAAAAGAAAAAATACTGAACAGAGGNAATATCGCTGTATCAACAAATGACGACAACAAATACAGCATGCTAATGCACTTATCTCAATTCTCCAACATAATAATACCGGGAGCCGGATTAATTGTTCCTATCATTATGTGGTTCTCACGTAAAGAAAAAGAATTTATTGATATAAACGGAAAAATCATTTTGAATTGGAACATCAGTTTATTAATCTACTTTGTATTGGGAATTATAATAGCGGTTTTTTCCGGAATCATTTCTGTTCCTATTACCGACAGAACCGATAATCCTATCCCTGTTTTAAGTTGGGTTTTTGGTACTATTGTTTTTCCTTTGGTGTTTTTTGGAATAGTCGATTTTATTTTTACTATTGTAGGAGCATTAAAAGCAAGCAAAGGCGAAGTTTGGAATTATCCGTTAAGTATCAGGTTTTTTAAAACAAAATAG
- the yknY gene encoding Uncharacterized ABC transporter ATP-binding protein YknY, producing MINLKNIHKTYYTEATSLHVLKGIDLTIDKGEFVSIMGASGSGKSTLLNIIGILDSYDKGDYSLNGTLIKDLSEKQAAFYRNEMIGFVFQSFNLINFKNAMENVALPLYYKNISRKKRNVIAMEYLDKMGLKDWATHYPNEMSGGQKQRVAIARALISNPKVILADEPTGALDSKTTQEVMEVLRQVNAEGITTIIVTHEKSVTDVTKRVIHIKDGLIENV from the coding sequence ATGATAAATCTTAAGAACATCCACAAAACTTATTACACCGAAGCTACTTCATTACACGTATTAAAAGGAATAGACCTCACAATTGATAAAGGCGAGTTTGTATCCATTATGGGAGCATCCGGTTCGGGAAAATCAACACTTTTAAATATTATAGGCATTTTAGACAGCTATGATAAAGGCGATTATTCTCTGAACGGAACTTTAATAAAAGATCTTTCAGAAAAACAAGCAGCTTTTTATCGAAACGAAATGATTGGATTTGTATTTCAATCTTTCAATTTGATAAATTTTAAAAACGCAATGGAAAATGTGGCATTACCGCTTTATTACAAAAACATCAGCAGGAAAAAACGAAATGTGATAGCAATGGAATATTTGGATAAAATGGGACTAAAAGACTGGGCGACGCATTATCCAAACGAAATGTCGGGCGGACAAAAGCAACGTGTAGCCATTGCGCGCGCTTTAATATCAAACCCGAAAGTAATTCTTGCCGACGAACCCACAGGAGCTTTGGACAGTAAAACCACTCAAGAAGTAATGGAAGTGTTGAGGCAAGTCAATGCGGAAGGAATTACGACCATTATCGTTACACACGAAAAATCGGTAACCGACGTAACTAAACGCGTTATACATATCAAAGACGGTTTAATTGAAAACGTATAA
- a CDS encoding conserved membrane hypothetical protein (Evidence 4 : Unknown function but conserved in other organisms) gives MNTINEIIATLSHNKLRTFLTGLSVSWGIFILIILMSAGNGLKNGVTSNFSSRATNTVQMWPGVTSIPYKGLKSGRNMNLTEKESDALNKLPETGEKTNVVETNVTISFGSESGSYQLKGVDPTYNDIFKLEINSGNGRFINTMDLKSNSKVIVLDRKIVETLFKGKNALGEYVKVGDIMFKIVGINTKKERFDGSQAYIPFSTAQMIYKPDKKLSTIALTVNGLETKDENDKFNDKLKSTVSPTMMFDPKDEKALWIWNSQRDYIETMKIFNGISIFVTIVGILTLIAGIVGVSNIMLVSVKERTREFGIRKAIGATPGSILRSIIVESILITAIFGYLGMMAGISLSEIVNFIMEKGAAAAANSDGPQMSVFKNPTVDLKYVFFATLILIIAGVIAGYMPARRAVRIKPIEAMREE, from the coding sequence ATGAACACCATCAATGAAATAATTGCAACATTAAGCCATAACAAGCTCCGTACGTTTTTGACCGGACTTTCTGTTTCGTGGGGTATTTTCATTTTAATTATTTTGATGAGCGCCGGAAACGGATTAAAAAACGGAGTAACGAGCAATTTTAGCAGTAGAGCTACAAATACCGTTCAAATGTGGCCCGGAGTAACTTCTATTCCTTATAAAGGATTGAAAAGTGGCCGGAATATGAATTTAACAGAGAAAGAATCGGACGCTTTAAACAAACTTCCTGAAACCGGCGAAAAAACAAACGTTGTGGAAACCAATGTTACTATTTCTTTTGGAAGTGAATCCGGTTCCTATCAATTAAAAGGCGTTGATCCTACTTACAATGATATTTTTAAATTGGAAATCAATTCAGGAAATGGACGATTTATTAATACAATGGATTTGAAAAGCAACAGCAAAGTTATTGTGCTGGATAGAAAAATAGTGGAAACGCTTTTCAAAGGAAAAAATGCACTTGGGGAATATGTAAAAGTAGGCGATATTATGTTCAAGATTGTGGGAATCAATACTAAAAAAGAAAGATTTGATGGCTCGCAAGCATATATTCCTTTTTCCACCGCTCAAATGATATACAAACCCGACAAAAAATTAAGCACCATCGCTTTAACTGTGAACGGATTGGAAACAAAAGATGAGAACGATAAATTCAATGATAAATTAAAATCTACCGTTTCGCCTACTATGATGTTCGACCCGAAAGATGAAAAAGCGCTTTGGATTTGGAATTCACAACGCGATTACATTGAAACAATGAAAATTTTTAACGGCATCAGCATTTTTGTAACCATTGTGGGAATTTTAACATTAATTGCGGGAATTGTAGGTGTAAGCAATATTATGCTTGTATCCGTAAAAGAACGCACACGTGAATTTGGAATTCGTAAAGCTATTGGGGCTACACCGGGTTCTATTCTTCGCTCTATAATTGTTGAATCAATACTTATTACAGCTATTTTTGGATATTTGGGAATGATGGCGGGAATCTCTCTTTCTGAAATTGTAAATTTTATTATGGAAAAAGGAGCTGCCGCAGCAGCCAATAGCGACGGACCTCAAATGAGTGTTTTCAAAAATCCAACCGTAGATTTGAAATACGTTTTCTTTGCCACTCTGATTTTAATTATTGCCGGAGTAATTGCGGGTTATATGCCTGCACGCAGAGCGGTGAGAATTAAACCCATAGAAGCAATGCGGGAAGAATAG